The Prevotella sp. E2-28 genome includes the window TGGTATCAATCTGGGATTCGGTGACAAAACGGTTAAGGAAACGTGTGAGAGCAACGATGTTGATACGTACACTTTCCTAGCTGTAGTTAACTATACGGCTAATAACTATGGTGAGTTTGAATCAGATGAACAGTTGTCTGTTCCCACACTGCTGCATTATCTGGAAGCCAGTCATGCTTATTTTCTAGATTTCCAGTTGCCATATATACGTCGTGAGTTACAGGAGTCGCTTAATGAGCATGATAGTTTGGCAAAACTGATTCTCCGCTTTTATGACGAGTATGCCCACGAGATTCGTCGTCACATGAAATATGAGCAGAAAACATTGTTCCCCTATGTTCAATCCCTCATAGATGGCCAGCCCATAAATGATTATAATGTAGATACATTTTCAAAGCACCATGGGGCCACTGATAAGAAATTGCGTGAGTTGAAACTGCTCATTATTAAGTATTTGCCTCAAGATGGACTGCATAATAACCAGCTTACAGCCACCCTTCACGATATCTATGAGAATGAGGTGTGGCTGCGTCAGCACGCAATGGTAGAGGATCAGATATTCGTACCTGCCATTCGTCGCTTAGAACAACAAACCAAGCAGAACGATGTGACTCGCAATATCTCTGAAATGGTATTTAAGGCTGGGGCAGGCCAGAATCCTGATGCACTGTCCGATCGTGAGAAGGATGTGATTGTGGCTCTGGTACAAGGTATGGCAAACAAAGAGATAGCCGATCACCTTTGTATTTCCGTAAATACAGTGATTACCCATCGCCGTAATATTGCGCGAAAACTACAAATCCATTCACCAGCAGGACTTACCATCTATGCTATTGTGAATGAACTTGTAGATATCTCCAGTGTGAAACTATAGTAACACGCAGATTACTTGCAGATTTCCTTAATATCCTTGCGTATCTTTTCTTTCGGCTCGTCAGCGGCATAGCCTATGGGAATCAGTACGGCAGGCTCTTCGTTGTCGGCAAAGGTGAAGTGCTCCTTGCATTTCTCTGCATTGAAGTTACATACCCAGCAGGTGGCAAGTCCCTGTTCTGTGGCTGCCAGACATAGATGCTCCACTGCAATAGCTATATCAATGTCACCATGATGCTTGCCGTCTTTGCGCACCCATTCCTCGTCGTGCAGGATGCTGCAGATGATGTACATCGGTGCCGTATTAAACCAGTCGCGGTTATAGCACTCACGCAACTTGCCCTTTTCGCTCTCGTCCTTCACTATGTAGAACTTCCACGGCTGCTTGTTGACTGCCGATGGTGCAAATCGGACGCACTCCATCACGTAGTCCAACTTCTCCTGTTCCACACTCTTCTCCTGATAGCTCCTACAGCTATATCTCTGCTTGACTAAATCTAAAAAATCCATATCTTATTCTCCTATGATTGTTACCACCATTTTTTCTTAAAGTATTCAAATGTTTTGTGCAAAAGTACGAAAAATTAATTAAAATCCGTACCTTTACACGCAGTTTTAATATGTTTTGTGATATGAAGAGTTTCTCTGATGGCAAGAAACTGAAATAATGCCAAGGAACGGAACAAGGCTACCAGTCTGTGAATGGTTATTGCAATGAACATGGGTAAAAATGGTATAGAAATGACAGAAGCTCTGCTATATTGTCTGTTAGTCATCAACGCCGTGACCTTCTTGGTCTATGGCATTGACAAGGTTAAGGCTAAGCAAGGTAGCTGGCGCATATCTGAAGCTACCTTGCTGATACTTGCAGTTATTGGCGGTAGTATAGGTGCTTTTCTTGGAATGAAGGTTTGGCATCACAAGACGATGCACAAGAAGTTCAAGTATGGACTTCCACTTATTTTGTTGGCCCAGATGTCACTTATATACCTACTATTTGTTAACTTGCTTTTGTAGGTCATAGTTGGTTCGTCGCTTGGCTAGTCCATGAATGCTTAAAAACACTCGTTTTTAGGTATTGCGCACCTTATTTATTTGCTGTATCTTTGCGCCCAGTTATTTATCGCAAATTGTTATGGGATTATTAAAATCGTTTTTTAGTCAATGCGCACGTCCAGAGGGGGCACTCGGACGTGTGATGCTTAGTTTTATGAATTATACGCATGCCCCGCTGACCAACTGGGGACTGACGCTTGTAGATGTGCAAGACGGATGGACAATGCTTGATGTGGGCTGTGGTGGAGGTTTTACTATTCGCCGTCTGCTGAAACGGAGCAAGGATGCGAAGGTCTATGGCATTGACATCTCTGAGGAGAGTGTGGCGAAAGCTAAGAAGGTAAATACTGACGTACTCGACAAACAGGTATTTGTCACTCAGGGTTCTGCTGAGGAACTGCCTTACAAAGACGAAATGTTCGACCTTGTAATGGCAGTGGAGACCGTGTATTTCTGGCCCAATCTTCTAAACTGTCTGCAAGAGGTGCGACGTGTATTGAAGCCCAGTGGTAAATTCGCCATCTTGGTTGAGGTAGTAGATAGTGGTTCTAAGTGGACTAGCGTGGTGGAGGGTATGACTGCCTATTCGCCGGAAGTTCTGAGAAAGCTGCTCGATGAAGCAGGTTTTACCCAGACGGAAATTCACCGCAAGAAACCTACTTATGCCACGATTATCGGTGTAAAGAAGTAACCAAAAGCCGAGTCGTAACGAGACTCAACTTTTGTTAAAATCAGCCACAAAGGTAGCAATTATTATTCACTTTTTCGTACCTTTGCCCTCTGATTTAATAAGAAAAAAAATGGACTACCTGCCGAAAGATCCTGCTATACTTGTTTCGAGCGTGAACATGCTCCTGAGAGACGAGGAGTTTGACACGCTGGAATCGCTGTGCTATAACTTCGGCACAGAGCCAAAAGATATAAAGAATTACTTGCTCGGGCACGGATTCGTGTATAGTGAGAAGCAGAAGCAATTCCGTCCGATAGGATATGATACAGTAACAAGATGATAACAAAGGATAGTATCGAGACCGCCTACAGTTTCCTGCATCAGAAGCAGCGTATCTATGTTCATTCCACGCTCGACTGGCAGAAGGACGACATTGAGTTGGCCATTTCTGACTATGCCAATGATATGAGCAAGGAACTGTATGATGCCATTAGTGGCGACAGGGCAGACTTTCTCCGCGACCACAAGCACTTTCAGGAGGATATCACCAAGGCTGTGGAGGTACTTGAAAAGATGTTATAACGCAGATTGAGATAATGGAATAAGAACGATGTCCTTACGGATTGCCACTGTCGTTGACACGCGCAAACAGTATGATAAAGAGGGTGAGGGACTCAAATGGGGACGAATGGATAATCAAGATTGGAAATGAAAATCGTTATTCTTTGTTTCGTAACTGCTTTTCATTCTCCTGTGCCGTATCTTTTATGGCATCTTCATAGCCTGTCAATGCGGCGAAAGGCGCAAACTGGGCAGCACGGTTCCACATCGCCATCTGCGGGTGACGCTTCGATACGTGATGCGGCAAATCTATTATGTCTGCATATAGCTGGGCGGTAGCAAATTTTTCACTCTTCATTTTTCACTTAAGCCTTATGTCCTCCTATCTGTTTATTTCGTTCCTTGGCGGTGGCACCCTCCTCAAAGTTTAGACCTCTGAGAATGGCGTTCTTGCCGAAACGCTGCTTGATTTTCAACTGTGCTTCCTGCATCCGGCGCTCTTTGTCGCGTTTTGCTTTTTCCTCTTGTTGCTGCTTTTCCAACGCCTCGTAGTCGGTAAAGAGGTCAAGCTGCTGTGGCGTATTTTCCTTTGCAGCAACAGATGCCTCCGTTACCACATGATTCGTGGTCAGGTTCAGCCTGCGAATCAGAAAGTCTGTATTTACGCAGCGGTCAAAGAGTTCAGCTGCACCATCCATGATTTGCCTCGATGACGATGTAGGCTTCTCGAAGTTGAACGTGCCGTGAGCATGTTTAGGCACAGCCTTGCCGTAATAGTTGGTGGTAATCTCACCATGATATGTCTCGCGAATCTCAGGACGTGTCAGGTTCTCTGCATCATAACCGACAGTCAGCACCAGTTGGTCTGTCACCAGTCGTTTTGATACTAAGTCGAGTGCCATCCCCTCTGCCATCTCCTGTATCACCACACGAGCCTTCTTAAAGTCGTATGGTTCCTGAAGCACTTGTCCGCTACTGAAGGAGTTTGTTTCTGGCCGATATGCCTTTACCGCCTCCATCGTACATGGCTCCCAGCCCCAGGCATGGTCTATCAGCAGTTCTGCATTCACGCCGAAGAGCCGATAAAGCGTTTCTTCATTCTGTACGGACATCCGGGCCAGTTTGCCCATCGTGTCAACGCCATACAGAGCCAACTTCTCAGCAATACCGCGTCCTACTCTCCAGAACTTCGTTATCGGGCGGTAGTCCCAAAGTTCTCGTCGATACGACATTTCATCCAGTTCGGCGATACGTACACCGTCCTTGTCGGCAGGCATCTTTTTGGCCACAATATCCATCGCCACCTTACATAGATACATATTTGTACCGATGCCAGCCGTAGCAGTGATGCCCGTCTGACTAAGAACGTCGCGAATCATCTTCATTGCCAACTCATGGGCTGTCATTTTGTATGTGCCAAGATAGGCTGTCACGTCCATGATTACCTCGTCAATGGAATAGACATGGATGTCCTCAGGTGCTATATATTTCAGAAAAATCTTATAAATCTTCGAGCTGACCTCGATGTAGTGTGCCATCTGAGGAGGTGCTGCAATATAGTCAACAGCCCAGTCCGGATGCTGTTTCAATTCTATGTCGGATGAGGATTTGCCTGTCAAACGATGACCTGGCGCCTTGCTCTGACGTTCGAAATTCACCTCACGCATCCGTTGCACCACTTCGAACAGTCGCGCTCTTCCACCGATGCCGTAAGCTTTCAAAGATGGCGACACTGCCAGACAGATTGTTTTCTCCGTGCGGCTCACGTCAGCCACCACAAGATTCGTGGTCAGCGGGTCAAGCCCTCTGTCCACACACTCTACTGAAGCATAAAATGACTTCAGATCGATGGCAATATATGTCCGCTGTTCTGCCATGTATTTAAACCAACATTTGTTAATTGTGACTGCAAATATAGTAAATATCCATTGTTTTTCGTATCTTTACGCCCAGATTTAATATGTTTTTGTGATATGATACGTTTCAAGAAAAGGATATTGTTCGTTTTTGCTGCCTTCATCATGGCAGCGTGTGGTACTAAACAGACAACTGCTCCTGCTGAAGATGTTGAGGCCATCCTGCAGCACATCAAGGCACTCGACAAATTCAACTCGCTGGAGAGTTGCAACATCGAGACTGCCAAGACCGACATGCTGGCTGGCGAGGACACATCGAAATTCAATTATTAAACAACGATGCACGACTTCCTACTATCACTCCTGAATGTGGTCTGCGAAATGGCTCCCTACCTGTTGCTGGGATTCTTCATCGCAGGCGTGCTGCATGTATTCGTACCGCAGAAGTTCTATGCCAATTATCTTTCGCAGAACAATAAGTTTTCCGTGCTTTGGGCGGCGCTGTTGGGTGTACCCCTGCCGCTGTGTTCGTGTGGTGTTATTCCTACGGCTATCGGCTTGAAGAACGAAAAGGCTTCAAAGGGAGCCATTGCTTCGTTTCTCATTGCCACACCACAGACGGGCATCGACTCTATCTTGGCCACCTTCTCGCTGATGGGACTGGGCTTTGCTATTATCCGTCCTACAGCAGCACTCATCACAGGCGTTTGCGGTGGACTGCTGGTGAACCGACTGGTACGCGAGGATGATATAAAGAACAACACAACTACATCATGCCAAGTGGAAAGTGGCAACAGGATTTGGCGTGTACTGAAGTATACCTATTATGATATGCTTCGCGACATCGGCCTGCGACTTCTTATCGGACTTGTTGTTGCGGCATTGATTCAGGTAGCTGTACCTGATGAGTTTTTTCTCAGTTTCGGCAGTCAACCACTGTTGCAGATGCTGGTAATCTTGGTTATCGCCGTACCGATGTATATCTGTTCAACAGGTAGCATCCCAGTAGCTGCAGCCTTGATGATGAAGGGACTCTCGCCAGGTGCGGCACTAGTAATGTTGATGGCCGGGCCTGCAGTAAATCTCGCCTCTTTCCTCGTGGTTCACAAATCGATGGGACGCCGTTTCACTTCTATCTATCTGATGACCATCGTAGGCTTTGCTGTCCTCTTTGGTCTGCTACTCAATGCTACGGGCTGGGACTTCACTATTGCCGCTCAGGATGCGTGCTGCATGAATTCATCCGTCCTGCCCAGTCCGTTCAAGATTATTTGCGCCACAGTATTAACATTATTAATTATATTTGCTCTTATGATGAAGTTTTTCAGCAAGTTTACCGCCCCAAAGCCCTTAGACCCCGACGTGACAGTCTATCGTGTCGAGGATATGCATTGCAGCCATTGCGAGGCTGCCGTAGTCCGTGCCGTTGAGAAAGTGCCTGGCGTTGAGAAAGCCAAGGCCAGTGCCTCTGCCAACACCCTCACCATCAAAGGCCCCGCCACAGAAGAGACCATACGTGCTGCCGTTGAGGGTATCGGCTATACGTTTAAAGGAAAGGCTTAATATGATTAATCAAAGCTTCGACCTGATTTATCGTTCCTTTGCACCAAATAAACATAATGGGGCAAGATAGATGAAAAAGGTATTCCATTCTGGGAAATCAGAAAAGAAGGAGAAATGATAGAATTATGAAGTGTACTGTATTATCAGATAATCGAAGCTGTGATAGCCGTCTATCGACAGAGCACGGCCTTTCTATTCTATTGGAAACAGAACGGCATAGGATTCTGCTTGATACAGGAGCAAGTGACTTGTTTATCCGAAACGCTGAAATATTGGGCTTTGACCTAAGCAATGTGGATTATGTTTTCATTTCCCACGGACATAGCGACTATGCAGGAGGTTTACGGTATTTCTTGGAGCATAATCAAAAGGCAAAGGTTATCGCCTCGCCCGATGCCATGAGTGGAAAATTCTTTTCTAAACGGGGAAATCTGCATAGCATTACTGCGGATTGGCCGGAGATAGACGCTGCCAGACTCATTCTGATAGACCAGACCTGTGAGATAGCAGAAGGTATCCATGTGATTGCCCATATCCCTCAGGTTCATCCAATGCCCAAGGGCAATCAGAATCTCTATCTACAGAATGCTAATGGAGATTTTATCCATGATGATTTCCGTCATGAGTTGGGCCTATACGTCGATGGCCTGCTATTCACAGGCTGTGCTCATAGCGGACTGGAGAATATTCTTGCAGCCTGTCCTTGGCCTGTCCATACCGTTGTTGGTGGTTTTCATTTACTTGACGGACTGGAGACAGATGAAGAAATAATAGTTTTGACTCAAAGACTGAAAACAAAATATCCTAATGCGAAGTTCTATACAAGTCATTGTACAGGCGACCGTGTGTTTGAGGTGATGAAGAGCGTGATGGGCGAACAACTGCAGTTTTTCAGATGTGGTACAATGAACGAATGGAGAGAGTATGCCGACCATTGATACAACAAACATCATAAGACTCTGCATAAGGGAGGGACCTGCAATGTTGATAACATCGTAGGAGGGTACCAGTTCAAGTAAGGCCTTCCGCTGATTCTGTTGGCACAGATAGTGCTCATTGCTCTGATGATATGGAATCGTAGTCAGTCATAGTATTCTATTTGCAGTTCCTCGCTGACGTTGAAATCATCATGGAAATCGTCATCATACGAATAAACAATTTGCATGCTACGATAGGTAGAAGGAACCTTCAACGTTTCCAGCAGATGCCATTTTGGGCGGCCAAAGTCGTATGATTCCCTGTCAAGCAGGATGCGGTTGGACACAAAGTCAAAGTGGTAGTACCCACCGCCGATGCACTGGTCACCAGGCTTCAGTAAATGCTTATGCTGGTTGACCATGCCGAGGCGGAAGTAGCCGTCCATTGTGATTATGAACTTAGGAAGTGTCATTCTCCAATAATTGTTACGACCAACTCTCTTGCACCACCGTAATTCCTGTACTCGCAGAAGTAGATGCCTTGCCAGGTGCCGAGGTTCAAGCGGCCATCGGTGATGGGGATGGTGATGCTGACACCACTCAGCGTGGATTTGGCGTGAGCAGGCATATCGTCGGCACCTTCCAGCGTATGCTCGTACTCAGGGCGGTTCTCGGGAACCAATCGATTAAAGATGTTTTCCATATCAACACGAACATCAGGATCACAGTTCTCGTTGATACTCAGTCCACAACTCGTGTGCTTCGTGAAAATATTCACGATACCTGTCTTCGGCAGCTTTGGCAACTGACTCACTATCTCACTTGTCACCAAATGGAAGCCACGGCGTTTCGGCTGTAGGGTTATTTCAATTTGTTGTACCATATGATTTCTTAAAGTATTCTAATCTTTGGCGCAAAAGTACGAAAAAACGATTTAAATCACTACCTTTACACGCAGATTTAATAAGATTTTTGATATGAAAGAGGTAAACTATAATACAAAGTATGTCGGCAAGATTGAAAAGGTGCTGGTAAGGGATGATGAGTATCTTGGATAGACAATGAAATTGTAACATATAGCAATAAGATTATAATGAAAAGAATCATATTGAGATATTGGTATGCATTGCCCGTTCTGTTGGCTTTGTCTATGCTTTTCTTAGAGAAGGTATATCGTGTTGAAGGATGGATGAGATAAGTTAGTATATTAAAACAATACAAATATGAAGAGCTTTAAATCAACTGCGTGGCTGTTGCCACAACCCGTGCTGATTATCGGCACTTACGACAAAGAAGGTAAGCCCAACGCCATGAATGCTGCTTGGGGCGGTCAGTGGGATATGAAGGAAATCATCATCTCACTTGGTTCGCATCAGACGACGGACAACCTGGCTGTGAATCCTGAGTTCACAGTTGCCTTTGCTACAGCAGAGACGATGGTAGCTTCTGACTATGTAGGCATCGCCAGTGGCAGGAATACGCCTGACAAGATGGAGAAGACAGGCTGGACTATCGAGAAGGCTCCAAATGTAAATGCTCCTGTGTTCAAGGAGTTCCCGATGACGCTGGAATGCCGCGTGAAGCAGAAGCTTGACGAGAGCGAGACAGGTTATTACCTTGTGGCTGAAATCGTCAACATCCTCTGTGACGAGAAGTATTTGGCTGAGGACGGTAAGCCCGATGTGGAAAAGATGGGACTGATTACCTTCGATCCTGTTCACCATTCCTATATCCAACTTGGAAAGACCGTAGGCAAGGCGTTCTCCGACGGTAAGCAACTGAAATAAGACCATATAAAATGAGAAAAGCAAGTCGACAAATGGACGCCGCCTTCGCATTGGAGGTATTGGATAAGGCTCCATACGTGACAGTAAGCATGACGCGACCTGATGGGACTCCATACGGATTACCCCTGTCATTGGCTCGCACTGATGAGAGAACGTTCTATTTCCATGGTGCCCTGGAGGGTGACAAATTGGACTGCATAGCACACTGTCCGACGGTTTTTCTGTCGGCTGTTACCAAATGTGCGCCTATAGTTGGCCCTAAAGACGGGAGTTTTACGTTACAGTACAAGTCTGCAACAGCTGTTGGAAAAGCAGAGATCGTGACGGACCGCGAAGAGAAGATTGCTGCATTGAGGGCCATCTGCCAGCGTTTCCTTCCTCATCACATGGATGCTTTCGATGATGCCATCAGTCGCAGCATCGAACGTACTGCTGTAGTGCGCATTACCCTGACAGAGTCTCCTGTTGGCAAGCGCAAACAGTATGACAAACAGGGCGAAGAGATGAAATGGGGTCGAATGGAATAAATAATGAGTATACAATAGAACGATATGTTAGAACACATTGCAGATTTTACAGCCTGGCCGATACTGACAGGCATCCTTATTGGTTATGTAGCCAACCGCATTATGAGTGGTGAGGGGAAGGGGTGTTGTATGAACCTTATCGTGGGCATTGTCGGCAGTTATGTTGGCACATTCATCAGTCACCTGCTGAACATAGAACTGTTAGGTAAGGGGTATCTGACTAACTTCGTGTTTTGCGTGGTAGGTTCAATAACTGTATTATGGCTTTGGAAGAAACTGTTTGACTGATGTCTTGGAAACTGAAATATCGTTGCAGTCAGTGCGGCTATGAGGCCGAGGTGTACGAAGGTCGTGGACTCTTTCGTCAGGAGATTACGGCCGTGTCGTGTCCAGACTGCAATACCATCCAGAATCTCGTGGTGGGTGGCATCATTGCCGATGTGGCCCCTTCCTTCAGAAGCGAGGTGGGCCGCTTGTGTCTGCAATGCGGCAGTGACAACATTAAGATATGGGATAAACACACCTGTCCAAAATGCAAGGGTGAGATGGAACAGACGGGCGATAAAGAGTTTTGGACGTAGTAAGTTAATCCCACGTCCAGTATTTCCTTCTGATAGGAATGCTAAATTATCACTTCGCTTTTTAATTAAACTGTCACTTTTTATTGTATTATTCTCATATTCAATGGAATAACTTAGGTGATAGGTGTATATAATCTATCACTATTTATAGTAAAAATACAAGTAATTATGTAAAAAGATTGCTTTTCTCCCTATTTTTTTTATTATCTTTGCAGTGGAAACTTTAACAAGGAGGTATGTTTTGCGGCAGAATGGGTGAAACAGAATGGTGAGTTGAAAGCTAAAAGCTACAACAATCTAATACTGCTCTCGCTGGAAAATCTGCGCAACCTAAGTACCGTGGAGGAATACAAGCGACTGGCCACCCTGCAGCCCTATACCCAACTCTGCTTCCTTGGTCATGATGTGTACTTCACCCCCATATATGTATAGGTATAGTCCTCGTCGGGAGCCCGTTTGGGCAGTCGGCGGGCTTTTGCCATCGTGCCGTCGCCCATCTTCATTCCTGCATATTATTACTCGTTTTTAGTCGTTGCTTTCACTCATCCTGTCTAACTCGGCCATCAGGTCGATGTCAGCCTGTGTAATGGGGTGGAATGTCGAGAACATATTCTCGTATTCCCACATGCCAAACACGAGGTTGTCGTCTTCTGTCCTCCACCAGTAGGGTGTCGACTTCGAGTCGTCGTCAGGGCCGTAGAGTTCTATCGTCGGCTCGTCGTACTCTCCTTGTCCCACTTTGATTTGTCTGAAATCCCAGGTCGTTTCGGTGCGGGTACACTTATTCTCATAGACCGAGTAGCGGATGTTCTTCATCTTGCTGTTTCCGGTGAACTCGTTCATGACGTAGGTGTAGAGGCCGTTGTGCTCGTTGACGCCGAACCACTTGCCAATATAGTCGTCGGCCTCTATGGATTTGTCGTAAATGGCATAGATTTCCTTTTCTGACTTCGAAGGGCGGTGAAACTTCATCGACAGCTTCTCCCCGGGGTTGTCCTCGTCATCAAATGTCAGTACGAGCTGGTCGCCGTCAAAGCTGTATACCGCTGTGGCGGGGGTGAGGGAGATGTTTTTCATGCTGATGGTATGGGTCGCCTTGTCAACAGAATAGATGCCGTGGCGGCGCATACGCTCCCATTGAGTGACAGACTCGGTCTTGTTACCGGCGTAGACGCGTTGTATGATGACGCC containing:
- a CDS encoding DUF1294 domain-containing protein, producing the protein MTEALLYCLLVINAVTFLVYGIDKVKAKQGSWRISEATLLILAVIGGSIGAFLGMKVWHHKTMHKKFKYGLPLILLAQMSLIYLLFVNLLL
- a CDS encoding LuxR C-terminal-related transcriptional regulator translates to MKNHKMYEADDKMISLIRDNYDLLQMLGSFGINLGFGDKTVKETCESNDVDTYTFLAVVNYTANNYGEFESDEQLSVPTLLHYLEASHAYFLDFQLPYIRRELQESLNEHDSLAKLILRFYDEYAHEIRRHMKYEQKTLFPYVQSLIDGQPINDYNVDTFSKHHGATDKKLRELKLLIIKYLPQDGLHNNQLTATLHDIYENEVWLRQHAMVEDQIFVPAIRRLEQQTKQNDVTRNISEMVFKAGAGQNPDALSDREKDVIVALVQGMANKEIADHLCISVNTVITHRRNIARKLQIHSPAGLTIYAIVNELVDISSVKL
- a CDS encoding DUF4250 domain-containing protein produces the protein MDYLPKDPAILVSSVNMLLRDEEFDTLESLCYNFGTEPKDIKNYLLGHGFVYSEKQKQFRPIGYDTVTR
- a CDS encoding DNA methylase, whose protein sequence is MAEQRTYIAIDLKSFYASVECVDRGLDPLTTNLVVADVSRTEKTICLAVSPSLKAYGIGGRARLFEVVQRMREVNFERQSKAPGHRLTGKSSSDIELKQHPDWAVDYIAAPPQMAHYIEVSSKIYKIFLKYIAPEDIHVYSIDEVIMDVTAYLGTYKMTAHELAMKMIRDVLSQTGITATAGIGTNMYLCKVAMDIVAKKMPADKDGVRIAELDEMSYRRELWDYRPITKFWRVGRGIAEKLALYGVDTMGKLARMSVQNEETLYRLFGVNAELLIDHAWGWEPCTMEAVKAYRPETNSFSSGQVLQEPYDFKKARVVIQEMAEGMALDLVSKRLVTDQLVLTVGYDAENLTRPEIRETYHGEITTNYYGKAVPKHAHGTFNFEKPTSSSRQIMDGAAELFDRCVNTDFLIRRLNLTTNHVVTEASVAAKENTPQQLDLFTDYEALEKQQQEEKAKRDKERRMQEAQLKIKQRFGKNAILRGLNFEEGATAKERNKQIGGHKA
- a CDS encoding permease, with translation MHDFLLSLLNVVCEMAPYLLLGFFIAGVLHVFVPQKFYANYLSQNNKFSVLWAALLGVPLPLCSCGVIPTAIGLKNEKASKGAIASFLIATPQTGIDSILATFSLMGLGFAIIRPTAALITGVCGGLLVNRLVREDDIKNNTTTSCQVESGNRIWRVLKYTYYDMLRDIGLRLLIGLVVAALIQVAVPDEFFLSFGSQPLLQMLVILVIAVPMYICSTGSIPVAAALMMKGLSPGAALVMLMAGPAVNLASFLVVHKSMGRRFTSIYLMTIVGFAVLFGLLLNATGWDFTIAAQDACCMNSSVLPSPFKIICATVLTLLIIFALMMKFFSKFTAPKPLDPDVTVYRVEDMHCSHCEAAVVRAVEKVPGVEKAKASASANTLTIKGPATEETIRAAVEGIGYTFKGKA
- a CDS encoding MBL fold metallo-hydrolase, translated to MKCTVLSDNRSCDSRLSTEHGLSILLETERHRILLDTGASDLFIRNAEILGFDLSNVDYVFISHGHSDYAGGLRYFLEHNQKAKVIASPDAMSGKFFSKRGNLHSITADWPEIDAARLILIDQTCEIAEGIHVIAHIPQVHPMPKGNQNLYLQNANGDFIHDDFRHELGLYVDGLLFTGCAHSGLENILAACPWPVHTVVGGFHLLDGLETDEEIIVLTQRLKTKYPNAKFYTSHCTGDRVFEVMKSVMGEQLQFFRCGTMNEWREYADH
- a CDS encoding secondary thiamine-phosphate synthase enzyme YjbQ; this translates as MVQQIEITLQPKRRGFHLVTSEIVSQLPKLPKTGIVNIFTKHTSCGLSINENCDPDVRVDMENIFNRLVPENRPEYEHTLEGADDMPAHAKSTLSGVSITIPITDGRLNLGTWQGIYFCEYRNYGGARELVVTIIGE
- a CDS encoding class I SAM-dependent methyltransferase, whose protein sequence is MGLLKSFFSQCARPEGALGRVMLSFMNYTHAPLTNWGLTLVDVQDGWTMLDVGCGGGFTIRRLLKRSKDAKVYGIDISEESVAKAKKVNTDVLDKQVFVTQGSAEELPYKDEMFDLVMAVETVYFWPNLLNCLQEVRRVLKPSGKFAILVEVVDSGSKWTSVVEGMTAYSPEVLRKLLDEAGFTQTEIHRKKPTYATIIGVKK
- a CDS encoding pyridoxamine 5'-phosphate oxidase family protein; translation: MRKASRQMDAAFALEVLDKAPYVTVSMTRPDGTPYGLPLSLARTDERTFYFHGALEGDKLDCIAHCPTVFLSAVTKCAPIVGPKDGSFTLQYKSATAVGKAEIVTDREEKIAALRAICQRFLPHHMDAFDDAISRSIERTAVVRITLTESPVGKRKQYDKQGEEMKWGRME
- a CDS encoding nitroreductase family protein produces the protein MDFLDLVKQRYSCRSYQEKSVEQEKLDYVMECVRFAPSAVNKQPWKFYIVKDESEKGKLRECYNRDWFNTAPMYIICSILHDEEWVRKDGKHHGDIDIAIAVEHLCLAATEQGLATCWVCNFNAEKCKEHFTFADNEEPAVLIPIGYAADEPKEKIRKDIKEICK
- a CDS encoding flavin reductase family protein; the protein is MKSFKSTAWLLPQPVLIIGTYDKEGKPNAMNAAWGGQWDMKEIIISLGSHQTTDNLAVNPEFTVAFATAETMVASDYVGIASGRNTPDKMEKTGWTIEKAPNVNAPVFKEFPMTLECRVKQKLDESETGYYLVAEIVNILCDEKYLAEDGKPDVEKMGLITFDPVHHSYIQLGKTVGKAFSDGKQLK
- a CDS encoding GlsB/YeaQ/YmgE family stress response membrane protein, yielding MLEHIADFTAWPILTGILIGYVANRIMSGEGKGCCMNLIVGIVGSYVGTFISHLLNIELLGKGYLTNFVFCVVGSITVLWLWKKLFD